In one Fimbriimonadaceae bacterium genomic region, the following are encoded:
- a CDS encoding M28 family peptidase, with amino-acid sequence MGRLLALLAGASLATSACAPPSPLEFDSAKAWSHLIKQCDFGPRVPGTDAHLKARDYIQEAMKQSCDNVRLQEFTHIWSQTNKKVTMWNILGDQNWKDAKTRVVLVAHWDSRPYADQDPGSANRSKPVLGANDGASGVAVLLELMRVLKGRHPDLGILYLMTDGEDLGPGLDEMFLGASAFMKSLPDPRPEYGILIDMVGVKNVRIPMEMNSFGYAESLLRDFYAHAQKIAPRTFPMVYGQLIEDDHIPMNKAGLPTIDLIDFNHLDHWHTVTDTPENCSPESLRAVGQTLESWLTQDPPYRFKR; translated from the coding sequence GTGGGTCGGCTCCTCGCCCTTCTAGCGGGCGCCTCCCTCGCCACTTCGGCGTGCGCGCCTCCCTCCCCGCTGGAGTTCGACTCCGCCAAAGCGTGGTCCCACCTGATCAAGCAGTGCGACTTCGGGCCCCGCGTTCCCGGTACGGACGCCCACCTCAAAGCGCGCGACTACATCCAAGAGGCGATGAAGCAGTCGTGCGACAACGTCCGCCTTCAAGAGTTCACCCACATCTGGTCGCAGACGAACAAGAAGGTCACGATGTGGAACATCCTCGGCGACCAGAACTGGAAGGACGCCAAGACGAGGGTCGTGCTGGTCGCCCACTGGGATTCGCGACCCTACGCCGACCAGGACCCCGGGAGCGCCAACCGATCCAAGCCCGTGCTGGGCGCGAACGATGGCGCCAGCGGCGTGGCCGTCCTGCTCGAGCTCATGCGCGTCCTGAAGGGCCGGCACCCCGATCTGGGCATCCTGTACCTCATGACCGATGGCGAGGATCTCGGTCCGGGCCTCGACGAGATGTTCCTCGGCGCCAGCGCGTTCATGAAGAGCCTTCCCGACCCGCGTCCGGAATACGGGATTCTGATCGACATGGTCGGCGTGAAGAACGTGCGCATCCCGATGGAGATGAACAGCTTCGGCTACGCGGAATCGCTCCTGCGAGATTTCTACGCGCACGCCCAGAAGATCGCGCCGCGGACGTTCCCGATGGTGTACGGACAGTTGATCGAAGACGACCACATTCCGATGAACAAGGCCGGGCTGCCGACGATCGACCTCATCGACTTCAACCACCTCGACCACTGGCACACCGTCACGGACACCCCCGAGAACTGTTCGCCCGAGTCTCTGAGGGCCGTGGGGCAGACGCTCGAGAGCTGGCTGACCCAAGATCCTCCGTACCGCTTCAAGCGGTAG
- a CDS encoding aminoglycoside phosphotransferase family protein, producing MPYSPDLIRTLARRHGIEGEPALLPSGGMVNEAWLVGDAHVLRIAVAEGCDDEAAREEAVMPLVLEAGICAPRLVGCDLKVEHAPRPYTIWERASGVLLGYCKDDPRSYQPAFTEIGRQIARLGRILPPPDVLPHLRRCKRGDPRQSLRRAVARDRIGSRDADEIGRWIEAVQPQLGRCRRRVLLHQDIHPWNVFVDPETRQLTALIDWGDAAIGDPAFEFASMPVFALPAMLEGYRAEGGAPDKGFVARALWNGLSLALWEIRELDPELYDPRWWRFGPDGWPKLRETMSELFGIGF from the coding sequence ATGCCCTATTCCCCGGACTTGATCCGCACCCTGGCGAGGCGGCACGGGATCGAGGGCGAACCGGCGCTTCTTCCGTCGGGCGGCATGGTCAACGAGGCGTGGCTTGTGGGAGACGCGCACGTGCTGCGCATCGCCGTGGCCGAAGGGTGCGATGACGAGGCGGCCCGCGAAGAGGCCGTCATGCCCTTGGTTCTGGAGGCGGGCATCTGCGCGCCGAGGCTCGTCGGCTGCGACCTGAAGGTCGAGCACGCGCCGCGCCCGTACACGATTTGGGAACGCGCATCCGGCGTCCTCCTCGGTTACTGCAAGGACGATCCGCGAAGTTATCAACCCGCATTCACCGAAATCGGGCGACAAATCGCACGGCTCGGCCGAATCCTCCCGCCCCCCGACGTGCTCCCCCATCTGCGCCGCTGCAAACGTGGCGACCCGCGCCAATCGCTGCGGCGCGCCGTGGCGCGCGACCGGATCGGCTCGCGAGACGCCGACGAAATCGGTCGTTGGATCGAGGCCGTGCAACCGCAACTCGGGCGGTGCAGGCGGCGCGTCCTCCTGCACCAGGACATTCACCCCTGGAACGTGTTCGTCGACCCCGAGACGCGCCAACTGACCGCGCTCATCGATTGGGGGGACGCCGCGATCGGCGATCCCGCCTTCGAGTTCGCATCCATGCCCGTCTTCGCGTTGCCCGCCATGCTCGAGGGCTACCGCGCCGAGGGAGGTGCGCCGGACAAGGGCTTCGTCGCCCGGGCCCTTTGGAACGGCCTTTCCCTTGCCCTTTGGGAGATCCGCGAACTCGATCCCGAACTCTACGACCCTCGCTGGTGGCGTTTCGGACCCGATGGGTGGCCAAAGCTGCGCGAGACGATGTCCGAACTCTTCGGTATTGGTTTCTAG